In the Paenibacillus sp. FSL H7-0357 genome, one interval contains:
- the flgG gene encoding flagellar basal body rod protein FlgG has protein sequence MLRSMYSGVSGMRGFQTKLDVIGNNIANVNTVGFKSGRVMFKDIMSQTVSGVTAPVEGGQGGVNAQQIGLGVSIGSVDTMHLAGSAMTTNNPTDLRIDGDGFFVVRLSDDQETPFLTRAGDFHMDAARNLITSDGLHVLNSDGEAIQLAAEVTAFSISSDGTIVQTMADGTTEPGVRIGMAKVSNPQGLEKIGGNLYRMTLNANADGELVITTPNDAEAGTGKIVSGQLEMSNVDLTGEFTEMIVTQRGFQANSRIITTSDEVLQEVVNLKR, from the coding sequence ATGTTAAGATCTATGTATTCAGGTGTTTCAGGTATGCGCGGATTTCAAACCAAGCTGGATGTCATCGGCAATAACATCGCCAATGTGAACACAGTCGGTTTCAAATCGGGCCGCGTAATGTTCAAGGACATCATGAGCCAAACCGTATCAGGCGTTACTGCTCCGGTTGAAGGCGGTCAGGGCGGGGTCAATGCGCAGCAGATTGGCCTTGGAGTAAGCATCGGTTCCGTAGACACCATGCATCTGGCGGGCAGTGCCATGACTACCAACAACCCTACCGACCTGCGGATTGACGGAGACGGCTTCTTCGTGGTTAGACTTTCGGATGATCAGGAGACCCCTTTTCTGACCCGTGCCGGTGATTTCCATATGGATGCAGCCCGCAACCTGATCACTTCCGATGGATTGCATGTTCTGAATTCCGATGGCGAGGCTATTCAACTTGCAGCGGAAGTAACGGCGTTCTCAATCTCCAGCGACGGCACCATCGTACAGACGATGGCTGACGGAACAACTGAGCCGGGCGTTAGAATCGGTATGGCTAAAGTAAGCAATCCGCAAGGTTTGGAGAAAATCGGCGGCAATCTGTACCGCATGACACTGAATGCGAATGCCGACGGTGAGCTTGTGATAACGACTCCGAATGATGCGGAAGCAGGTACAGGGAAAATCGTCTCCGGTCAGCTGGAAATGTCCAATGTTGATCTGACGGGTGAGTTTACTGAAATGATCGTAACCCAGCGCGGCTTTCAGGCGAACTCACGGATTATTACAACTTCTGATGAAGTCCTTCAGGAAGTTGTTAACCTCAAGCGTTAA